The genomic window CGTGATCTCCCGTATGCCCGACGTTCCGCAGACCGGGCGTTCGGGAACCTGACGTGGGATCGCGCGGACGGACTCCTTCGATTCGTCGATCTTGGCGAGGCTTCCGTCCGCATCGGACATGGGCTCGATCTCTCCGAGCCGTCGCGACCGCTGATCCGGGTGGATGGTTCCACACTCGTTGCGCGGCATGACGACGCGAACCGCCACACCATCGTGTTCGGCTTCGACCCGTTCGATCTGGGCGCGACAGACTTCGCGCTCCGACCCGGAGCGGTCGTGTTCTTCGCGAACCTGGTCGATTCCGTGCGATCTCGTCAGCGCGCCATTCCTGTCAAAGTCCTGGCAGGCGAGACGGTTCCGCTGAACATCCGCGGACAGTCGGCGGTTCACGTCATCACATCGGAAGGGCAGACGGTCGACGCTACGAGCGGCTTTGCCGACACGACGCGCGCGGGCATCTACCAGGTGACGATCCCGGGACGGGAGACGGAGTTGTTCGCAGTGAACGTCGATGCCGCGAGCTTGGACTCGCCTCCGGCTTCCCACTCGACGACCCGGAACGAACCAAATCGGGAGCCCGACGGCGAAGCCCCCGTGTGGCAGTGGTTCGCATGGGCGGCTCTGGCGTTCTTGACGCTCGATTGGCTCGCGTTCGCGCGGCGATGATGGATCGTCACCGATTCTGCTGTCCTCGACATGATTTGACCTGTACGTAATCACCTGGAAACAATTCGGGCGTATTTTACGATCGACAACCCGTTGTCGAACGGTGTGAAGTAGGAGCGCCGCCATCCAAACTCTAGATGATGCCAAGCGCGCGGTACTCGAGCAGCTCGAGCGCTCAGGTCCCACGTCGCGCCAGCGGATCTACGCGGCAAACGACTTCCCCCCGTCGCTCATCACGGGCGCACTCGCCCGGCTGGAATCGGACTGCGAGATACGACGCGAGGTAAAGCCGTCCGGTGCGGAACTCTACGAGCGCGTGAAGCCGGGGCCCGTCCAGAGAATCCTGCGCCTCTTGTCCAAGTAGGGTATAGAATAGGGTTGAGTGGTCGTTTGCCGAGATGGCGAGCGCCGTATCCCTACCGGACGGAGTCTGCCAAATGACAGAGAAATCGGCTCTGGAGCTCGTCAGCGACGGGCTGGACCTTTTCGCCGCTGGCAAGTTGCACGAAGCCGCAGACCGCTACCGTGCCGCTATCGCCGCCGATGCCACCGTGGTCGAAGCCCACCTCGCTCTGGGCAAAGCGCTGGAGATCATGGGAGCGCTGGACGAAGCCATCGAAGTCCTGCGCGGAGCCGCCGAAGTCGCCCCCACCGAGCCGTTGGTGCACACGAGCCTATCGCAGTGCCTCCAGCGGAAGGGCATGATCCCCGAGGCGGAATCCGAGATGGCCATTGCCATGCAGCTCCAACGTCGTTACTGATCCCCTTCCCGAGCCGCCATCCGACCATTCGCCGTTGACGAAGCTCTGTGGACGTGCTAACCTGATATTTGCTCGTATGCGCAAGTGTTCACAGCCTCATGTTTTTCGTTTCGGAGATGGGCATGGCAACGAGTCGGCTCCAAGTAAGCGGCATGGACTGCGGCGAATGTGCTACGAAGGTGCGGAGTGCGCTGCTGACGGTCGAGGGCGTCATCGACGCGCAGGTCGATGTCATGTCCGGGGAAGCCACCGTCGAGCACGCTGACGGCGCGGCAATCGGCGACGCGGCGCGCCACGCGATCCGACGCGCGGGGTACGGCGTGCGTGGCGCCGAAGGCGCTGACCACGATCACGACGATGCGGATCGGTGGACGCTGCTTGCCACCGCCATGTCGGTCGGGCTGTGGCTCGTGGGAGCAGCCGTACGATGGCAGGGAGCCGAAACGGTGGCGCGAGCCCTGTTTGCGGCGTCCATCCTCGCTGGCGGGCATATCGTCCTGCGTCCTGCCATCGCCAGCCTTCGGTCGCTGACGTTAGACATGCACGTCCTGATGAGCATCGCCGTCGTGGGCGCTCTAGGCTTGGGAGATTGGGCTGAAGCGGGGGCGGTCGTCGCGCTTTTCGCCGTTGCAGAGCGGCTCGAAGCGTTCAGCATGGACCGCGCTCGGAACGCGATCCGCCAGCTCATGGATATCGGTTCCCCCGAAGTGACACTGCTGCGTGACGGCGTTCCGGTTCGGGCGCGAGTGGAGGAGGCGGAAGTCGGGCAGATCGCGCTCGTCAAGCCCGGCGAACGCGTGCCGCTCGATGGCGAGGTGGTCGCAGGCTACGCCATGATCGACGAGGCCCCCATCACAGGAGAGTCCTTGCCGGTAGCCAAGAGCGTCGGCGATCGCGTCTTCGCCGGCACGATCAACGGGACGACGAGCTTTGAGCTCCGGATCACCGCCTCCTCCGGTGACACGGTGCTCGCGCAGATCGCGGAGCTCATGCGCCAGGCTCAGGCGTCGCGTTCCGTGACGGAGCGCATGGTGGATCGGTTCGCCCGGTACTACACGCCCCTGATCGTCGCGCTCGCGGCACTCATGGTCGCCGTGCCCGTGCTGCTCCTAGGTGGAGAGTTCGGTCGCTGGTTCTACCGCTCGCTGGTCGTGCTCGTCATCGGGTGCCCATGCGCACTCGTCATCGCGACGCCGGTGACTGTCGTGGCGGGCTTGGCTCGCGCGGCTCGGTTGGGAATCATCATCAAGGGTGGTGTCCACCTCGAGAACCTCGGACGATTGCAGGCTGTCGTATTCGACAAGACAGGCACGCTGACGCTGGGGA from Candidatus Poribacteria bacterium includes these protein-coding regions:
- a CDS encoding tetratricopeptide repeat protein; this translates as MASAVSLPDGVCQMTEKSALELVSDGLDLFAAGKLHEAADRYRAAIAADATVVEAHLALGKALEIMGALDEAIEVLRGAAEVAPTEPLVHTSLSQCLQRKGMIPEAESEMAIAMQLQRRY
- a CDS encoding cation-translocating P-type ATPase, with amino-acid sequence MFFVSEMGMATSRLQVSGMDCGECATKVRSALLTVEGVIDAQVDVMSGEATVEHADGAAIGDAARHAIRRAGYGVRGAEGADHDHDDADRWTLLATAMSVGLWLVGAAVRWQGAETVARALFAASILAGGHIVLRPAIASLRSLTLDMHVLMSIAVVGALGLGDWAEAGAVVALFAVAERLEAFSMDRARNAIRQLMDIGSPEVTLLRDGVPVRARVEEAEVGQIALVKPGERVPLDGEVVAGYAMIDEAPITGESLPVAKSVGDRVFAGTINGTTSFELRITASSGDTVLAQIAELMRQAQASRSVTERMVDRFARYYTPLIVALAALMVAVPVLLLGGEFGRWFYRSLVVLVIGCPCALVIATPVTVVAGLARAARLGIIIKGGVHLENLGRLQAVVFDKTGTLTLGSPEVTDIVPLDGNVSADELLHIAASVESRSEHMLARGIVAGAEARGLAPSAAKGFEAFPGVGAFAEVDGTRYYVGGPRLLEWLSIDTDDRVEAARGMGRSLVYVTSDDRLLGVIALSDAVRSDAPSAIEEIRALGVRSAWMLTGDSEAVAQSVASKVGIPSWRAGLLPAEKADALRELRNLGDAVAMVGDGINDAPALATATVGVAMGGTGTDVALEASDVTLMGGTLAQLPTAIRLGRSTRRLIAQNVAIALASKGVVFALAGAGIATLWLAVLADVGVSVVVILNGLRMLRAGGSR